A single genomic interval of Aureliella helgolandensis harbors:
- a CDS encoding S8 family peptidase, with amino-acid sequence MPPPPSEKPFDHLPLVLTGSGDSRPRKPVVMDPNPITEGNKANRSGHASSLRTSSLAVAERWNESQAERVAAGLPSPEPGIPLLLQIDTAFDLDILRRQFSFEIVSEHDDGFVIVVSKDLDLSLIQQKFDEFEQEVYGSGSIAQIHELVNDETQEERLRRILTDQLLSEWPTLADDAEYVVDVSIACTGDWQIRNRLKRNPRWKPETWARKENDWSNDRLAAYERWDALKDSRLDDVEAMLAPYNVQVLNNWDNSDAKSVQLPDSFTLRIRTSGKGLRDFVLNYAYVWEVTEPDEIETPQQAARNLADLSAGLTFNAPSTNAPVVCIIDSGIQESHLYLEPAIRDFESKCFLEGATPTDVTDCVKPSGHGTRVAGVVLYGENVPKFGIVDLDCWIQNARVLDAHCKMPLTMLPAAVIRDVVSHFNRGKNPTRIFNHSINSAVASRTLHMSSWAAEIDQLCHDRDILVLQSVGNIRQSNPIPNPGVAEQLAAGKSYPDYLSEPASRIANPAQSLQALTVGSVAYDTVNAGGWQSLAKQGGEPSAFSRSGHGIWDTIKPEVVEYGGDYMIDGSTPPSVTYPAACASAYPILIGSTLHGEPAVTQDDVGTSYSTPKVARIAARLAAVMPTNSCLLYRALIIQSAQWPAWAESLPMHEQINILRRLGYGIPNMSRATENTQYRATFTTSSDQVLGTKQCHVFQIPIPAELRTPGGEYDIRIDVTLSYSATPRRTRRSPRGYLAVWLDWIASQCGESAGSFLNRALATEDDPVGDRNGELPWTLHPMTQHGLSGVRRNRGTVQKDWAIVKSNALPEDLSIAVRGHQGWSHDPDETASYAIAVTFEIVGQEIPIYEPLRTAVLDLQFVVEVEVEAEV; translated from the coding sequence ATGCCGCCACCACCGTCGGAAAAGCCCTTTGACCATTTGCCGTTGGTACTGACCGGATCGGGTGACTCTCGCCCGCGAAAGCCGGTGGTGATGGATCCGAACCCGATAACCGAAGGTAACAAGGCAAACCGAAGCGGACACGCTTCGAGCTTGCGGACGTCGTCGTTGGCTGTCGCCGAGCGTTGGAACGAAAGTCAAGCCGAGCGGGTCGCGGCAGGACTGCCGTCACCCGAACCCGGCATCCCACTCTTATTGCAGATTGACACAGCGTTCGACCTGGACATTCTTCGACGACAGTTCAGTTTTGAAATTGTCTCCGAACACGATGACGGCTTCGTCATTGTCGTCTCCAAAGATTTAGATCTGAGCCTGATCCAACAGAAGTTCGATGAATTCGAGCAAGAGGTGTACGGATCGGGTAGCATCGCCCAGATTCATGAACTCGTCAACGATGAGACACAGGAAGAACGACTTCGACGCATTCTTACCGATCAGTTGCTCAGCGAGTGGCCAACGCTCGCGGATGACGCTGAGTACGTTGTTGATGTCAGTATCGCCTGCACCGGTGATTGGCAGATTCGCAATCGGCTCAAGCGAAATCCGCGATGGAAGCCAGAAACATGGGCAAGAAAAGAAAACGACTGGTCAAACGATCGCTTAGCCGCATACGAGCGATGGGATGCACTCAAAGATTCGCGGCTAGACGATGTCGAGGCGATGCTCGCACCGTACAACGTTCAAGTTCTCAACAATTGGGACAATTCCGATGCGAAGTCTGTCCAACTGCCTGATAGCTTTACGCTAAGAATCCGAACCAGCGGTAAAGGACTCCGCGACTTCGTCCTCAACTACGCTTACGTTTGGGAAGTCACTGAACCGGATGAAATTGAGACACCTCAGCAAGCAGCACGCAACCTTGCTGACCTGTCGGCCGGCCTTACCTTCAATGCTCCATCGACCAATGCCCCCGTTGTTTGCATCATTGACAGCGGCATCCAAGAATCCCACCTGTATCTTGAGCCCGCCATTCGCGATTTCGAATCAAAGTGCTTTCTCGAAGGTGCTACGCCAACTGATGTGACTGACTGCGTCAAACCGAGCGGACACGGCACGCGCGTCGCTGGCGTCGTTCTGTACGGCGAGAATGTCCCAAAGTTCGGCATCGTCGACTTAGACTGCTGGATTCAAAATGCTCGCGTACTTGATGCACACTGCAAGATGCCGCTCACGATGCTGCCGGCTGCGGTAATCCGTGATGTCGTCTCGCATTTCAATCGCGGCAAAAATCCAACGCGAATCTTTAATCACTCGATCAACTCGGCCGTCGCTTCACGCACACTGCATATGTCGTCGTGGGCAGCGGAGATTGACCAGCTATGCCACGATCGTGACATTTTGGTGCTCCAAAGCGTTGGCAACATTCGTCAGTCCAATCCCATACCCAACCCAGGCGTCGCCGAACAACTGGCCGCTGGCAAGTCCTATCCCGACTATTTGTCCGAGCCCGCATCACGCATTGCGAATCCAGCGCAGAGCCTGCAAGCGTTGACAGTCGGATCGGTTGCCTACGATACCGTCAACGCGGGCGGATGGCAGAGCCTTGCCAAACAGGGCGGTGAACCCTCCGCGTTCAGCCGCAGCGGCCATGGCATTTGGGACACCATCAAACCAGAGGTCGTCGAGTATGGCGGCGACTATATGATCGACGGTTCAACACCGCCAAGCGTAACCTATCCTGCCGCATGTGCGTCGGCGTATCCGATTCTGATCGGGTCAACGCTCCACGGCGAACCTGCAGTCACCCAAGACGATGTTGGCACCTCCTACTCCACGCCAAAGGTCGCCCGGATCGCGGCTCGTTTGGCGGCTGTGATGCCAACGAATTCGTGCTTGCTCTATCGCGCCCTGATCATCCAATCGGCACAGTGGCCGGCGTGGGCCGAATCCCTCCCCATGCACGAGCAGATCAACATACTACGTCGTTTGGGATACGGGATTCCCAACATGTCGCGTGCGACCGAAAACACCCAGTATCGTGCAACATTCACCACGTCGAGCGACCAAGTTCTCGGCACCAAGCAATGCCACGTGTTTCAAATCCCGATTCCAGCAGAACTACGAACGCCCGGTGGTGAGTACGACATCCGAATTGATGTGACGCTTTCGTACTCGGCCACTCCACGTCGAACCCGTCGATCGCCCCGCGGCTACCTAGCGGTTTGGCTCGATTGGATTGCCAGCCAGTGCGGCGAATCCGCCGGCTCATTTTTGAATCGAGCACTGGCAACCGAAGATGATCCAGTCGGCGACCGCAATGGTGAACTGCCGTGGACACTGCACCCCATGACGCAACATGGACTATCCGGCGTGCGACGCAACCGAGGGACCGTTCAAAAAGACTGGGCCATCGTCAAATCGAATGCCCTGCCAGAAGATCTCAGCATCGCCGTTCGTGGACACCAAGGCTGGAGTCATGATCCCGACGAGACGGCATCCTACGCAATCGCTGTAACTTTCGAGATCGTCGGCCAAGAGATTCCGATCTATGAGCCGCTCCGTACTGCGGTCCTGGACCTACAGTTTGTTGTCGAAGTAGAGGTGGAAGCAGAAGTTTAA
- a CDS encoding DUF6998 domain-containing protein, with protein MALTQMQIIQSLGEAMGWFERELNWGVPATELRHLCGRIGELYAALITNGQMATEVNQKGYDVVSSNGERISVKTTAMSGTSGHISFNARTIGDLDRVIILRINTEEMQIETLLDASVSEAIGLMAAERDGKRDLALSKLIRPAIRPIEVGTVKEVSFEGYTVRELETGTIQVELAGRPILPVKPALRRLAMHLNIALINTNGNALNTRSLGSLVIRSITQLNAT; from the coding sequence ATGGCACTCACACAAATGCAAATCATTCAATCCCTTGGCGAAGCGATGGGTTGGTTTGAACGGGAGCTTAATTGGGGAGTGCCAGCCACGGAACTTCGGCACTTGTGCGGGAGGATTGGGGAACTTTATGCAGCGCTCATCACGAATGGCCAGATGGCTACCGAAGTCAATCAGAAGGGCTACGATGTCGTCAGTTCTAATGGCGAGCGAATCTCCGTAAAAACGACGGCAATGTCCGGTACATCAGGGCATATCTCGTTTAACGCCAGAACCATTGGTGATCTTGACCGAGTCATCATATTGCGAATAAACACCGAGGAAATGCAAATCGAAACTCTCCTCGATGCATCAGTGAGCGAAGCCATCGGACTGATGGCTGCGGAGAGAGATGGGAAACGCGACTTGGCGCTGAGCAAGCTGATCAGGCCAGCTATTAGACCTATTGAGGTTGGAACGGTGAAAGAGGTCTCTTTTGAAGGATACACGGTCCGAGAACTAGAAACGGGCACGATCCAAGTTGAACTTGCTGGAAGGCCGATTTTGCCAGTAAAGCCAGCCTTGCGGAGACTCGCAATGCACCTCAACATTGCGTTGATAAACACAAACGGAAATGCGCTCAACACCCGTTCGCTCGGTAGCCTAGTAATAAGGAGTATTACCCAACTTAATGCGACATAG
- a CDS encoding type II toxin-antitoxin system TacA family antitoxin, with protein sequence MATANTSTKSARLETRVSQEQKDLIERAAAYSGRTVSDFVVAHVEVAAKKVVEEYERIHLDKEQSRVLVDALLSPKRPNKKLRGALAEHSKRVESK encoded by the coding sequence ATGGCAACTGCTAATACATCAACTAAGTCAGCAAGGTTGGAAACACGTGTTTCCCAGGAGCAAAAGGACCTGATCGAGCGAGCTGCGGCTTATTCAGGGAGGACGGTATCGGACTTTGTTGTTGCGCACGTGGAGGTTGCTGCCAAAAAGGTGGTCGAAGAATACGAGCGTATACACCTGGATAAGGAGCAGAGCCGCGTCTTGGTGGATGCTCTTCTGTCGCCTAAGCGGCCAAATAAGAAGCTCCGCGGTGCATTGGCTGAGCACAGCAAGCGAGTCGAAAGCAAATGA
- a CDS encoding GNAT family N-acetyltransferase, translating into MSDFVCEPLSKKHDKQAFDCGIAVLNNYLAKIASQDVKRKAAAVFVLSPSSEPSRVAGFYTLCSTSIELSALPQELTKRLPRYPEVSAILIGRLARDVAFPGTGSLLLADALNRCVRVSSEIAASVIVVDSKGEAASNFYSKFGFISLPRMPHRMFLPMATAEKL; encoded by the coding sequence ATGAGCGATTTCGTATGCGAGCCGCTCAGCAAGAAACATGATAAGCAAGCATTTGATTGTGGCATCGCCGTTCTCAATAACTATCTTGCCAAAATTGCTAGTCAAGATGTCAAGCGCAAAGCGGCAGCAGTGTTCGTATTGTCGCCAAGTTCCGAACCGTCTCGTGTCGCCGGCTTTTACACACTCTGTTCAACTTCGATAGAGCTCTCAGCGCTTCCCCAGGAACTGACCAAACGCCTGCCACGTTATCCCGAAGTATCTGCAATTCTGATTGGTCGCCTAGCACGAGATGTTGCGTTTCCGGGAACCGGTTCATTGTTGCTTGCCGACGCGTTAAATCGCTGTGTTCGCGTCTCATCCGAAATCGCGGCCAGTGTAATTGTCGTCGATTCCAAAGGCGAGGCTGCGTCCAATTTCTATTCAAAGTTCGGCTTTATATCACTTCCACGAATGCCCCATCGAATGTTCCTGCCCATGGCCACTGCTGAAAAGCTGTAA
- a CDS encoding type II toxin-antitoxin system VapC family toxin — protein sequence MKVLLDTNVLLRLAVASHPTHPDAVSAVLEIRHRGDQPAIVPQVLYEYWVVATRPTAQNGLGLTPAEARQAIDEFLKSIALLRDERGIFANWLADVTDLAICGKRAHDARLVAAMQRHGLHQIVTFNKSDFAGFPNITVFAPDEVCP from the coding sequence GTGAAGGTACTGCTCGACACCAATGTCTTGCTTCGACTCGCAGTAGCGTCGCATCCCACACACCCCGATGCAGTCTCAGCAGTCCTCGAAATTCGCCATCGCGGTGATCAACCTGCAATCGTTCCCCAAGTGCTCTATGAGTATTGGGTAGTTGCTACGCGTCCAACTGCGCAGAACGGCCTTGGCCTTACACCTGCCGAAGCCCGGCAGGCAATCGACGAGTTTCTGAAGTCAATTGCCTTACTTAGAGATGAGCGGGGGATCTTTGCCAATTGGCTCGCGGATGTGACCGACCTCGCCATTTGTGGCAAACGTGCCCACGATGCGCGCTTGGTTGCAGCGATGCAACGACACGGACTACACCAGATTGTCACCTTCAATAAGTCGGATTTTGCCGGTTTTCCAAACATCACAGTCTTCGCACCCGACGAAGTGTGTCCGTAG
- the tuf gene encoding elongation factor Tu, whose protein sequence is MVTKMNVNVGTIGHIDHGKTTLTAALLRVQAAKGLAKVKSYQDIAKGGIVRDKNKTVTILASHVKYETESRMYAHIDCPGHADYIKNMITGAAQMDGAVLLVSAADGPMPQTREHILLARQVGVPYLVVFMNKCDLVEDPELLELVELDLREMLTQYGYAGAEVPVIRGSAKLAHDNPTDADSIACINELLQALDTTIADPVRQIDKPFLMPIENVFSIAGRGTVVTGKIEQGIVRSGDAIEIIGLTDQTVSDVVTQVESFAEILESGRAGDNVGCLLRKTAHDEVHKGQVLAARGSVTPRRQFEAEVYVLKKEEGGRHTPFFDGYTPQFFFRTTNVTGKTHVIGDVQMAMPGDGVQLQVNLLQPIALSTGDHFAIREGGKTVGSGVVTKITA, encoded by the coding sequence ATGGTTACTAAAATGAACGTCAACGTCGGAACCATCGGTCACATCGACCACGGTAAAACGACACTTACGGCAGCATTGCTGCGCGTCCAGGCAGCCAAGGGCTTGGCCAAGGTGAAGTCGTATCAAGACATCGCCAAGGGAGGCATTGTTCGCGACAAGAACAAGACTGTTACGATCCTGGCTTCGCACGTCAAGTACGAAACCGAGAGCCGAATGTACGCGCACATCGACTGTCCTGGTCACGCCGACTATATCAAGAACATGATTACCGGCGCGGCTCAGATGGACGGCGCGGTGCTCTTGGTCTCGGCCGCTGATGGACCGATGCCGCAGACTCGCGAACACATCCTGTTGGCGCGTCAAGTTGGCGTGCCCTACTTGGTCGTGTTCATGAACAAGTGCGACTTGGTCGAAGACCCTGAGCTGCTGGAGCTAGTTGAACTCGACTTGCGAGAAATGCTCACGCAGTACGGTTACGCTGGCGCGGAAGTGCCTGTGATCCGCGGCTCAGCCAAGTTGGCTCACGACAACCCGACCGACGCGGACTCGATCGCCTGTATCAACGAGCTGCTACAGGCACTAGATACGACGATTGCCGATCCGGTGCGACAGATCGACAAGCCCTTTCTCATGCCTATTGAGAACGTGTTTTCGATCGCCGGCCGCGGTACTGTTGTGACGGGCAAGATCGAGCAAGGCATTGTCCGTTCCGGCGACGCCATCGAGATCATCGGCTTGACCGATCAGACAGTCAGTGACGTCGTCACTCAAGTCGAATCGTTCGCCGAAATCCTCGAGTCCGGTCGAGCAGGTGATAACGTTGGTTGTTTGCTTCGCAAGACTGCTCACGACGAAGTCCACAAAGGCCAAGTGCTCGCCGCACGTGGCTCAGTAACACCTCGTCGCCAGTTCGAAGCGGAAGTCTACGTGCTCAAGAAGGAAGAAGGCGGACGTCACACTCCGTTCTTCGACGGCTACACGCCGCAATTCTTCTTCCGCACCACGAACGTCACCGGCAAGACCCACGTCATCGGCGACGTCCAAATGGCCATGCCCGGCGACGGCGTGCAGTTGCAAGTCAACTTGCTACAACCCATCGCCCTAAGCACCGGCGACCACTTCGCCATCCGCGAAGGCGGCAAGACAGTAGGCTCCGGCGTCGTTACCAAAATAACCGCCTAG
- a CDS encoding RNA polymerase sigma factor, producing the protein MHDWDEIRRNHGPMVWNAIGRILRNSEDITDCYQDVFLEAFQRSLTRSINNMPGLLRWLAVHRALDSLRKLKALPKIAANRNVDGITCDSARDTQRLNELLETVRCELSSLSVEQAECFWLCCVEGLKYREAAEVMGLETQHVGMLVHRARKHLSQALIDWHDGRNV; encoded by the coding sequence ATGCACGACTGGGATGAGATTCGAAGAAATCACGGTCCAATGGTCTGGAACGCCATTGGCAGGATTCTTCGGAATTCCGAGGATATCACGGACTGCTACCAAGATGTTTTCCTTGAGGCCTTTCAACGATCTCTTACGCGTAGCATCAATAACATGCCGGGGCTATTGCGGTGGCTAGCAGTCCATCGCGCTTTGGATTCATTGCGAAAGTTGAAAGCTCTGCCGAAGATCGCCGCAAACCGAAATGTTGACGGAATCACATGCGACAGTGCTCGCGATACGCAACGACTAAATGAACTTTTGGAGACTGTCCGATGTGAGCTTTCTTCGCTTTCTGTGGAGCAGGCGGAATGCTTCTGGCTCTGCTGCGTAGAGGGACTGAAGTATCGTGAAGCAGCCGAAGTAATGGGGCTTGAGACTCAGCACGTCGGAATGTTAGTTCATCGAGCTCGCAAGCACTTAAGCCAAGCTCTCATCGATTGGCATGATGGTCGCAACGTCTGA